The stretch of DNA GTTTCCTCCCAGAGTGTTGAACCAGGAAGTCTGTCCTTGCCCTTGTTGTCGTTGTTTAGATATGACCAACGTGGAAAGTATGAGGAGTATCAGTGTAACTATTAGCTGTCAAGTGTGTAATCTGTGTTTGAATTTAGCAGGGAAAACTTGACCATTGTTTCTTGAAAGTTTacagtggtggagagagaagggtttGGCCTGGGTCCTGTGTGCATGGTACCTCTCAGGCCCTGTCTACAGAGCAGAGCCCCGCTCCCCTGGGTGCACGGGCCTCTCGCTAAGGTGGAAAAAAGGAGCACAAGGTCAGGGAGTGTAAtcaggggaaagtgtgtgtgtgtgtgtgtgtgtgtgtgtgtatgagagagaaagagagagagagagagagagagagagagaggtggtttcAGCCTTGCATCCATGCATGGCAGTATGTGAATTACatgcagagatgggaagtaacaaagtacaaatactttacCTAAGTACTTTTGTACTTAGGTaaatttttctggtatcagtacttcacAAAAAATATTCTGACAAcattttactttcactccttaaatTTTTtgcacaaatatctgtactttctacttttAATGTTTAAAAGCCAGACTTGTTACTTTaattttaatctgtatttggtggcatgatcaatatttCTTGTAATTACGCCCGTTTTTTTTTCCTGGTTATCACACATATATGAAAATAGAAAtattcaaaaataataataaagttcCAAAAGGTTGAAAAACATTTTGCGAAAAAACTGTAAATAGTGTCtttttgtattcatgtattaatatgatgtgaggtccagttactATCTCTGCACTGTTGTAACACTGTTATTTTGTTATTACAGTGTGATTACACAattgttacactgttattacactgatGTCATATTTTACACTGTTATTTCACATGTATTATGATGTTATTACACTGTGATTACACTGTGATTACACTgtgattacactgttgttacacttttGCAGAGATGGGTACTGTACTTCAGTAGATTTTGATCTATCAGTACTTCACTATTTTTCTGTCAATTTTTTACCAAAACAGGTAAAAGTAATGACTACTTTTTACTTAGTTGGTtgtatgtcagagcccatacttctttactttaacttgagtgaaaaagtgtactCAGTTCAtcaacttttaccagagtcattttaaacatgagtatctgcaCCTTTACCTGAGTAAAGGATGTGTGCACTTTTGCCATATCTCATTACATGTTTAAAATATTACATTTCTCCTTAAACCTTAAACCTAAAAATATAGCCTTGAAAATATGACCACCGTCCCCCTCTGAAATGAAACGGATTTGTCATGTGAGCTCTGGATGCTGGTGAGAGCAGAGTGACACGCAGTATTACTATTCTAGTCAGAGAAACACCAGACCCTGAGTTCAGATGGCCAAACAGGCAACAGAATCTCTGAGGTTTTGCCAGCACATCTCCTTAAGCCAGCTCTTTCATGAATAATTGTGAAACGTCCAATTAACTGAAGACATTAATTTCCACCCCCTTTGCGAGTAACAACAAGGGTCActtaacatactgtacatttgtgCAAGACAGATGTTTTCGTGTACAGGTTACAAAGCCTGTTGTTAATAAAGTGAATTATCAAATAAACATGTTGGAAAACAGTGCGACTTTCAGAACATTTGTAAGCTATCACAAGCACTAGTTTGAACATAATAAAACGAATCATTAACCTAAGTGAATGGATGAAATAAATTAATTGATCCATGAAATGGCCTACAGCGCAGTATTTGTACTATATAATGTTGAAATCCTTTACAGCAGCATTCCTAtagatattttatttcataggattgaaaaaataaaacgaCCTTCTCAAGAGGGAACTGTCAGCTGACTCGGAAAATCTGTGGATTTTGGCAGCAGATAATTCGGACTTTAATACGAGCCACCTGTGCTGCGCGCTATGTGTAGaaaacatgacatcacacatcAAGAGGTGGACAAAGCGGGTGGAAATGTCCAGTGGAGGCGTCCGCCGAAACCGGAGAACTGCTTGGTTAATTTAAGCTTTCTTCCTGTTTTACTTCCACTTTATAAAACTTGGGAAAGCATTCAGACTTGGGATTAGATTAGGGATCAAAGGGATCTTTTTCCTATGCTTGTGCATGTATAATTTCCACATGGTATATATGCACATGCATTTATTATTAAGTGTATTGCTAGTTATTGCAGTAGGACACAGGCCAAACAAATTCATCGAACAAGAGCATGTGCATTAACCTGCagacaatatttattttttctaaaTTATAAGGAAAACATACTTCTAAATAGCCTATTCACACTGAAATAGTGAGTAGATGATTTCTACATGTCAATAATGCATAAGGTAGGCAATAATCACGAATTTGTGACAGCCTTTATGTTTATTTCATTTATATGACATTATGTTCTTACTATTACTATTGAAAATTGACGTTTTTTCTGCCTACTGAAGTACTCTGTAGCTGAGATCCCAGGAGTGATGGAGTGTAACTCTAGACTGTTCCCTCCTGTTTATTAGGCGTCCAATCAGAGGCCGATacaacctccccctccacccagacaaCTATTTAGCATCTGAAACTTGGATAAAGTTTCCCAAAAAAATTGGGGGTAAAAACTTCCTGCGAGCTAAGAACTGTGCCAAGTGCCAGATTTTGAAAGCAGTAGAGCCTAAACTCCTCTCGTCCAGGGCACAttgagagaggaacagaaaagCCTTTTGTGCTTCTGCCTTTTACGGATATATTTTTGTCACCACGGCTTCAAAAGTGGAGAACGTTTTTTCTTCGTTATCCTTGCATTTCTTTAAAAAAGAAATGGAAGAGGGCTCCAGTTCCCCGGTTTCCCCTGTGGATAGCCTAGTGACCAgcgaggaggagctggacagaCAACAGAAAAGATttggaaggaagaggagacacAGTAAAAAGTCGAGCGAGGACAGCAGTCCGGGATCCGTGAAACGAGGCAAAAAACCGAGTCCCAGCAGCACGCAGTCCTACGAGGAGCTGCAGAACCAGCGGGTGCTAGCCAACGTCAGGGAGAGGCAACGGACTCAGTCGCTCAATGAAGCCTTCGCGTCTTTACGCAAAATCATTCCGACGCTGCCGTCGGATAAACTGAGCAAGATACAGACACTGAAACTGGCTTCCAGATACATCGATTTCCTCTATCAAGTGCTACAGAGCGACGAGATGGACAACAAGATGTCGAGCTGCAGTTACGTTGCGCACGAGAGACTCAGTTACGCCTTCTCGgtgtggaggatggagggcgCGTGGTCAATGTCTGCATCTCACTAGCATCCAAAGCCGTTCACTTAATGCCTAAGCGGTAGGTGGCAAATCCATCTCTGGGTGAAACAAAAAGATGAGAAAATATTGTTAGGATTCCTCATACTATAAATGTTATAACGTATACCGCCAGAATACCGCCAGAATTAATTTGTTCACATCCATTTCCGTAACTGTAGGTTATCTAGTAAGCACAATGGATGCGTAAATAACATTGCGGTTAACAGCATGCTATAAGCCAGTACTAAAAGACTCTCCAAGACATTGCTGTGAGATGAAATGGAGATGAAACACAGTTCCTGTATTTCACATCAGGACCTCTGGGTCTAGCGAGCCCTCCATCACTCTCCTCACGGACACACGTGCGCAGTAGCGCGTGTAGATGACCTAACTCGAGTCAGGTCAACACCAATTTGACATTTTTGGATAACATATTATACTGTCATGATAAAAAGAAACTCCAAGCATGCATTTAAATAATGTTTTGGGAGAATTTCGATTCGTTTGCTTATGACGTTGAATCTTGAAAACGTGTTTAAATCGTCCGGTCTAACCTTGGTCTTGGGCGCTTTCTATAATGCCTACAAAGAGCATGTTAAGACCAAAGGGTT from Hypomesus transpacificus isolate Combined female chromosome 23, fHypTra1, whole genome shotgun sequence encodes:
- the twist2 gene encoding twist-related protein 2, translated to MEEGSSSPVSPVDSLVTSEEELDRQQKRFGRKRRHSKKSSEDSSPGSVKRGKKPSPSSTQSYEELQNQRVLANVRERQRTQSLNEAFASLRKIIPTLPSDKLSKIQTLKLASRYIDFLYQVLQSDEMDNKMSSCSYVAHERLSYAFSVWRMEGAWSMSASH